The genomic interval AGACACTTGAGGTTCAACTTATACAATTGGCGCAGACGGGCAGGGTAAAGCTTCCCATAGATGACGAGACGCTGAAAGAGATACTTGCACAGCTTTCAAGCACTAGGAGGGATATCCGGGTAAAATTCAGCTTTTAGCTACACCTAAAATTTATAAATCCATTTTCCTAAATGTTGGCAGTAAGTGGTGGAAATGGCACACTTTAAACCTCTAGGTAAAAAGCTCCGCCTAGCGGCCGCGACGCGTAGCAACCAGCAGATACCCATATGGATCATTGGCAAGACTCTAGGGAAGGTTCGCAGAAAGCCTAGAAGAAACTGGCGTAGAAGCAGGATGCAACTATAGGGGTGGTAGCTCATGTCCAGCAAGTTGCCTGAGGGGGAGCATACACGTAGCTATGTGATAAATCTTAGAAGTGTTTACAGCGCTCCCAGGAAAAAGAGAAGTAAGGTCGCGATAAGGAAGATTAGGGAGTTCGTTGCCAGGCACCTTAGATACTCTGGAGCCATAAAAATTGACCCTAGGCTTAACGAGCTCCTATGGTCTAGGAGCATCGAGAAGCCGCCTAGAAAAGTCAAACTAGATGTAAAGTTTACTGTTGAAGATGGGGAAATCTCGGAGGTCACCGTTCTACCACAGGGAATTGGAGAAAAAGAGGCCGAATAATGAATGGTTAATGTAGAGGCTCTTTCTCTTTTTGGCACTCCAAATATAGGTGTATATATTTTCGTCAATGATAATTTTGCCCTGATACCATCGGACGCGCCCGAGAAGCTTGACCACAAGATTCGCGAAAACCTGCAAGTAGACGTCTACAGGCTAACTATTGCTGGAACCAGGCTCCTCGGAATACTCGTAGCGGGAAACAACAATGGGATTCTCTTGCCAAGGATCATTACGGATACCGAACTTGAGTCGCTAAGGAAGAACGTGGACCTTAATCTAGCTGTCCTGGAGGACGTCAGGGAGACTGGTATTGGAAACCTTGTCTTGGCCAACAACAATGGGTGTGTCGTGAGCAAGGTTCTCCCCAAACAGGCACTAGGAACCATACAGGATGTGCTAGGAGTAGAATGCATACAGATGAATATTGGGGATGTGCCCTTTGTGGGAAGCCTGGCTGTTGCTACTAATCGGGCTGTTGCTGTTCCGCCCCTGGCTACAGATGAAGAAATATCTACTATTGAGAATGTTCTAAAGGTAAAGGCCGGCATATTGACGATAAATAGGGGAAAGATGTTTCTGAAAACCGGTCTAGTAGCAAACGTAAAAGGCGCACTGGTGGGTGAAGACACTACTGGACACGAACTGATGCAACTGCAGAGGATCCTCTTCGCCTAAAATTGTTCTCTTTTTCGGAGTACATACTTATAGAACGGGTCTTTTTCGGCTTCTTCTAGTTTTCCAGCCTTAATCGACACAGCTAATTTGTTTCCAAAAATCTTTTTCATTGTTCCCAGCGACAGTTCTCTTGGGTTTATAGGTAGGGGGACACCTACAAGGGAGCGGGCCTTAGCGCCTATGACTAGACAGTCTACCTTTTCCCATTGTTTCAATGATGAGCCCTCTAGGAAGACTGTTATCGGATAGCTCCCAAGGGGCCTTGCTACAGATGGGTTTCCAACCCTTTCGACATAACAGTTTCTAATTATGGTTTTGCTTGGGTAGACCCGTCGGATCATTTCTTGGTCAAAGTGTTCGCGAACCCACTTTTTGAATGCCTTTATGTATTTCTTGTTTTTCTCAGCTATCCTTGTTCCTATACTCCACATTGGGGTACCAGGTAAAGGCAACACTTCTCTTATGTTTACTCTTCTAACGAGGAGGTTTTCTTCTAGGATTCTGAGGAGAAATTCCTTGTTTAGCCTAAATGTTTTTGCGGTCTCGCCTGGAAGCCCCAGGACAAAGTTTATGCCTGGCAATAGTTCTGGTGACCCGTTCCATCCCCTATTCTTCCCGACCTCATTTACAAGTCTTACTGCCTCGATTACCCCCTCGGCATCGTTGCCAAGGTTGTTTGCCTTTGCTACGTCTGGATCTGCACTCTCTAGGCCAAAAGCAGCGACATCCCCTGGGGTATGATACTTTACG from Thermofilum adornatum carries:
- a CDS encoding translation initiation factor IF-6, which gives rise to MVNVEALSLFGTPNIGVYIFVNDNFALIPSDAPEKLDHKIRENLQVDVYRLTIAGTRLLGILVAGNNNGILLPRIITDTELESLRKNVDLNLAVLEDVRETGIGNLVLANNNGCVVSKVLPKQALGTIQDVLGVECIQMNIGDVPFVGSLAVATNRAVAVPPLATDEEISTIENVLKVKAGILTINRGKMFLKTGLVANVKGALVGEDTTGHELMQLQRILFA
- a CDS encoding 50S ribosomal protein L31e produces the protein MSSKLPEGEHTRSYVINLRSVYSAPRKKRSKVAIRKIREFVARHLRYSGAIKIDPRLNELLWSRSIEKPPRKVKLDVKFTVEDGEISEVTVLPQGIGEKEAE
- a CDS encoding 50S ribosomal protein L39e, producing the protein MAHFKPLGKKLRLAAATRSNQQIPIWIIGKTLGKVRRKPRRNWRRSRMQL